From the Methylobacterium currus genome, one window contains:
- a CDS encoding DUF2958 domain-containing protein: protein MILLTEELREQLLANGRNRDADHIPVVKFFNPLGEGVWLATELDEDGDTLFGLADLGDPELGSFSLAEMIAVRLPMGLGIERDILFEGLYPISAWAEAARRTGGIRAAERVLHAVHRARPEPSVKA from the coding sequence ATGATCCTCCTGACGGAAGAGCTGCGCGAGCAGCTCCTGGCCAACGGCCGGAACCGCGACGCCGACCACATCCCCGTGGTCAAATTCTTCAACCCGCTCGGCGAAGGCGTCTGGCTGGCGACCGAACTTGACGAGGACGGCGACACCTTGTTCGGCCTGGCCGATCTCGGCGACCCCGAACTCGGCTCCTTCAGCCTCGCCGAAATGATCGCCGTGCGCCTGCCGATGGGCCTCGGCATCGAGCGCGACATCCTGTTCGAGGGCCTTTATCCGATCTCGGCCTGGGCCGAAGCGGCCCGTCGAACCGGCGGCATCCGCGCGGCCGAACGCGTGCTTCACGCCGTCCACCGCGCGAGGCCCGAACCATCCGTAAAGGCGTAA
- a CDS encoding ParB/RepB/Spo0J family partition protein — MATAIQKIVLSSSRDIPFNKLVLSQSNVRRVKAGVSIEDLAASIARRGLIQSLSVIPVVDAEGQETGMFEVPAGGRRFRALELLVKQKRLAKIAPVPCVVRKRDDGVLAEEVSLVENIDRAPLHPLDQFRAFQDMRVKGKTEEEIAAALFVPVQVVKQRLRLAAASPTLHEVYAEDGMTLDQLMAFTVTDDHARQEKVWDAIKDAWSKEPYQIRRMLTETTVRASDKRAVFVGVEAYELAGGIVMRDLFQSDDGGWLQDAALLDRLVGEKLKATAETIAAEGWKWIEVAVGFPYDATRGLRELQGEPLDLTAEEQATIEALNAEYQKLEAEYEGADELPDEIDQRLGEIETALSVFETRPVRFEADDIARAGVFISIAHDGSIAIDRGYVRAEDEVPEPDIGADGGETEGRASEPGAPAVQRAVITIGGQPVEADDDEDDAIKPLPERLIIELTAYRTLALRNAVAENPHVAMTALLHKLVSDTFMTRMYTGAMEAGVKHVFFPAQDDGLKDSPSARAVQDRHAAWAGDIPKDDDALWDWLAGLDDASRMALLAHCVSYGVNALYERPNPHSAGGVSQHTLDMRLAQADRLTKATGLDLVEAGWRPTFGNYLNRVTKPRILQAVREGVGEQAAQLIDHLKKGDMAKEAERLLAETGWLPEPLRPIDDAEASTPEVEAGGEDDDAALPAFLAGDDEEVTAEANDDEPHLVAAE, encoded by the coding sequence ATGGCTACTGCAATTCAGAAGATCGTCCTGTCGTCCTCGCGCGACATCCCCTTCAACAAGCTGGTGCTCAGCCAGTCCAACGTCCGGCGCGTGAAGGCCGGTGTCTCGATCGAGGACCTGGCGGCCTCGATCGCGCGTCGCGGCCTCATCCAGAGCCTCAGCGTCATCCCCGTGGTCGATGCCGAGGGCCAGGAGACCGGCATGTTCGAGGTGCCGGCCGGCGGCCGCCGCTTCCGCGCGCTGGAGCTGCTGGTCAAGCAGAAGCGCCTCGCCAAGATCGCGCCGGTGCCGTGCGTCGTGCGCAAGCGCGACGACGGGGTCCTGGCCGAGGAAGTCTCGCTGGTCGAGAACATCGACCGCGCGCCGCTCCACCCGCTGGACCAGTTCCGCGCCTTCCAGGACATGCGGGTGAAGGGCAAGACCGAGGAGGAGATCGCCGCAGCGCTCTTCGTGCCAGTGCAGGTGGTCAAGCAGCGCCTGCGCCTCGCGGCCGCATCGCCCACCTTGCATGAGGTCTATGCGGAGGACGGCATGACGCTCGACCAGCTCATGGCCTTCACCGTCACTGACGACCACGCCCGCCAGGAAAAGGTCTGGGACGCGATCAAGGACGCCTGGTCGAAGGAGCCGTATCAGATCCGCCGCATGCTGACCGAGACGACGGTGCGCGCCTCGGACAAGCGTGCCGTCTTCGTCGGCGTCGAGGCCTATGAGCTGGCAGGCGGCATCGTCATGCGCGATCTGTTCCAGTCCGACGATGGCGGCTGGCTGCAGGATGCGGCGTTGCTCGATCGGCTGGTCGGCGAGAAGCTGAAGGCGACGGCCGAGACGATCGCCGCCGAGGGCTGGAAGTGGATCGAGGTCGCGGTCGGCTTCCCCTATGACGCTACGCGCGGCCTGCGCGAGCTGCAGGGCGAACCGCTGGACCTGACTGCCGAGGAACAGGCCACGATCGAGGCGCTCAACGCCGAATACCAGAAGCTGGAGGCGGAATATGAAGGCGCCGACGAGCTGCCCGACGAGATCGACCAGCGGCTCGGCGAGATCGAGACGGCGCTGTCGGTCTTCGAAACCCGTCCCGTGCGATTCGAGGCCGACGACATCGCCCGCGCGGGCGTGTTCATCAGCATCGCCCACGATGGCAGCATCGCCATCGATCGCGGCTATGTCCGGGCCGAAGACGAGGTTCCCGAACCCGACATCGGGGCCGACGGGGGCGAGACCGAAGGCCGCGCGAGCGAGCCGGGTGCGCCGGCCGTGCAGCGCGCCGTCATCACGATCGGCGGCCAGCCCGTCGAGGCGGACGACGACGAGGACGACGCGATCAAGCCGCTCCCCGAGCGCCTGATCATCGAGCTGACGGCCTATCGCACGCTGGCGCTGCGCAACGCCGTCGCGGAGAACCCGCACGTCGCCATGACCGCGCTGCTCCACAAGCTGGTGTCGGACACCTTCATGACCCGCATGTATACGGGCGCCATGGAGGCCGGGGTGAAGCACGTCTTCTTCCCGGCGCAGGACGATGGGCTGAAGGACAGCCCGTCCGCCCGCGCGGTGCAGGACCGTCACGCCGCCTGGGCCGGCGACATCCCGAAGGACGACGATGCCCTGTGGGACTGGCTCGCGGGCCTGGACGACGCCAGCCGGATGGCGCTGCTGGCGCATTGCGTCAGCTACGGCGTCAACGCGCTCTATGAGCGGCCGAACCCGCACAGCGCCGGCGGCGTGTCGCAGCACACGCTCGACATGCGGCTCGCCCAGGCGGACCGCCTGACTAAGGCGACGGGGCTCGATCTGGTGGAGGCCGGCTGGCGCCCGACCTTCGGCAACTACCTCAACCGTGTCACCAAGCCCCGCATCCTGCAGGCGGTTCGCGAGGGCGTCGGCGAGCAGGCCGCGCAGCTCATCGACCACCTGAAGAAGGGCGACATGGCCAAGGAGGCGGAGCGGCTGCTCGCCGAGACCGGCTGGCTGCCCGAGCCGCTGCGCCCGATCGACGATGCCGAGGCGTCCACGCCGGAGGTCGAGGCTGGCGGCGAGGACGACGATGCGGCGCTGCCCGCATTCCTCGCCGGCGACGACGAGGAGGTCACGGCGGAGGCCAACGACGACGAACCGCACCTTGTCGCAGCCGAATGA
- a CDS encoding strawberry notch-like NTP hydrolase domain-containing protein yields the protein MLHAPIPAAEEASLPLGSSAPPAAAILAAAERILSHLEQGRTVDAAMLRSAMDDAFGASDTAGAWDWKAAYDACEVATVLFLRKYGKTLFRKAGPPASRLSALTKIVGLLPTHTRRSEEAQALQQFSTPIPLGLAALTAAILTPADRVLEPSAGTGLLGVLAETAGASLILNELAETRADLLTSLFPATPVTRFDAAQIDDHLDPAAVPSVVIMNPPFSVMANVSGRVADAAYRHISSALARLADGGRLVAITGANFSPELPAWRDAFVRLQGRGRVVFTAAIAGSVYAKHGTTIETRLTVIDKAPAEDPEHFPDSAGIAPDVATLLGWIEAQLPGRLPVPIARSAATPATTPRTVRGYLARAETAQRARLIAQPEGVPLAYETIDWTPPESGRLSDSIYETYALQSIRIDGAQPHPTKLVQSAAMASVAPPQPSYRPMLPAPIVADGILSDAQLETVIYAGEAHCEYLAGGWTVDETGDLVTAAPNDAPNAVRFRRGFMLGDGTGAGKGRQSAGIILDNWLQGRRKAVWVSKSDKLLEDAQRDWSALGMERLLVTPLSRFPQGTSIRLPEGVLFTTYATLRSDDRGEKLSRVKQIVEWLGSDFDGVVIFDESHAMQNAGGGKGERGDVAPSQQGRAGLRLQHALPNARVVYVSATGATTVHNLAYAQRLGLWGGEDFPFANRAEFVEAVDNGGVAAMEVLARDLRALGLYTARSLSYDGVEYELVEHQLTPEQTRIYDAYAGAFAIIHNHLDAAMQAANITGDSGTLNRQAKSAARSAFESAKQRFFGHLLTSMKTPTLVRSIEQDLAAGHSAVIQIVSTGEALMERRLAEIPTEEWGDVRVDITPREAV from the coding sequence ATGCTCCATGCTCCGATCCCCGCCGCCGAGGAGGCTTCGCTTCCGCTTGGCTCCTCCGCGCCGCCGGCCGCCGCCATCCTCGCCGCCGCCGAACGCATCCTCTCCCACCTCGAACAGGGCCGCACCGTCGATGCCGCCATGCTGCGCAGCGCCATGGACGACGCCTTCGGCGCGTCCGACACAGCCGGCGCGTGGGACTGGAAAGCCGCCTATGACGCCTGCGAGGTCGCGACCGTCCTGTTCCTACGCAAATACGGAAAGACGCTTTTCCGCAAAGCTGGGCCGCCGGCTTCACGGCTCTCCGCCCTAACCAAGATCGTCGGACTGCTGCCGACGCACACGCGCCGTTCAGAGGAGGCGCAGGCCCTCCAGCAATTCTCGACGCCGATCCCGCTCGGTCTTGCGGCGCTGACGGCGGCAATATTGACCCCGGCCGACCGCGTGCTGGAGCCGTCCGCCGGCACCGGGCTGCTTGGCGTCCTCGCCGAGACCGCGGGCGCATCGCTCATCCTTAACGAGCTGGCAGAGACCCGCGCCGATCTTCTCACCTCTCTTTTTCCGGCCACGCCCGTGACGCGCTTCGACGCCGCCCAGATCGACGACCATCTCGATCCCGCCGCCGTGCCGAGCGTCGTCATCATGAACCCGCCATTCTCGGTGATGGCGAACGTCTCCGGGCGCGTTGCCGACGCCGCCTATCGGCATATCTCCTCGGCGCTCGCCCGTCTCGCCGATGGCGGGCGGCTGGTCGCCATCACCGGCGCCAACTTCTCGCCGGAGCTTCCAGCCTGGCGGGACGCCTTCGTGCGCCTGCAGGGACGCGGCCGCGTCGTGTTCACCGCTGCGATCGCCGGCTCGGTCTATGCCAAGCACGGCACGACCATCGAGACCCGCCTGACCGTCATCGACAAGGCGCCGGCCGAGGACCCTGAGCATTTCCCGGATTCCGCCGGCATCGCACCCGATGTCGCGACGCTGCTCGGCTGGATCGAAGCGCAGCTTCCCGGCCGCCTGCCGGTCCCGATCGCGCGTTCCGCCGCGACACCGGCCACCACGCCGCGCACGGTGCGAGGCTATCTCGCGCGTGCGGAGACGGCCCAGCGCGCCCGTCTCATCGCCCAGCCCGAAGGCGTGCCGCTTGCCTATGAGACCATTGACTGGACGCCGCCGGAGAGCGGCCGCCTGTCAGACTCGATCTACGAGACCTATGCGCTCCAGTCGATCCGCATCGACGGCGCACAGCCGCACCCGACCAAGCTCGTGCAGTCCGCTGCCATGGCCTCGGTCGCGCCGCCGCAGCCGAGCTACCGGCCGATGCTGCCGGCGCCAATCGTCGCCGACGGCATCCTCTCCGACGCCCAGCTCGAGACGGTGATCTATGCCGGCGAGGCCCATTGCGAATATCTCGCCGGGGGCTGGACCGTGGACGAGACTGGCGATCTCGTCACCGCCGCGCCGAACGATGCCCCGAACGCCGTCCGCTTCCGCCGTGGCTTCATGCTCGGCGACGGCACCGGCGCCGGCAAAGGCCGCCAGTCCGCCGGCATCATCCTCGATAACTGGCTCCAGGGCCGCCGCAAGGCAGTCTGGGTCTCCAAGTCCGACAAGCTGCTCGAAGACGCCCAGCGCGACTGGTCGGCGCTCGGCATGGAACGCTTGCTGGTCACGCCGCTGTCGCGCTTCCCTCAGGGTACGTCGATCCGGCTGCCCGAAGGCGTCCTATTCACCACCTATGCCACGCTACGGTCCGACGACCGCGGCGAGAAGCTTTCGCGGGTCAAGCAGATCGTCGAATGGTTGGGCTCCGACTTTGATGGAGTGGTCATTTTCGACGAGTCCCACGCGATGCAGAACGCCGGTGGCGGCAAAGGAGAACGGGGTGACGTCGCCCCGTCGCAGCAAGGCCGTGCGGGCCTTCGGCTCCAGCACGCGCTCCCGAACGCCCGCGTCGTCTACGTCTCGGCGACCGGCGCCACCACCGTCCACAATCTCGCCTATGCCCAGCGCCTCGGCCTGTGGGGCGGTGAGGATTTCCCCTTCGCCAACCGGGCCGAATTCGTCGAGGCCGTCGACAATGGCGGCGTTGCGGCGATGGAGGTGCTGGCCCGCGACCTGCGCGCGCTCGGCCTCTACACGGCGCGCTCGCTCTCCTATGACGGCGTCGAATACGAACTGGTCGAACACCAGCTCACCCCCGAGCAGACGCGCATCTACGATGCCTATGCCGGCGCCTTCGCCATCATCCACAATCATCTCGATGCGGCGATGCAGGCCGCCAACATCACCGGCGACAGCGGTACGCTGAACCGGCAGGCGAAGTCGGCCGCGCGCTCGGCCTTCGAGAGCGCCAAGCAGCGCTTCTTCGGCCATCTGCTGACCAGTATGAAGACGCCGACGCTGGTCCGCTCGATCGAGCAGGACCTAGCGGCCGGCCATTCCGCCGTCATCCAGATCGTCTCCACCGGCGAGGCCCTGATGGAACGACGCCTGGCCGAGATCCCGACCGAGGAATGGGGCGACGTCCGCGTCGACATCACACCGCGCGAAGCCGTGTAA
- a CDS encoding MerR family transcriptional regulator, with protein sequence MAATGAIQIGELSRRTGCNIETIRYYERIGLLPAPPRRGRYRSYGREDVARLGFVRRARELGFTLDEVRALLGLAVGGQASCAEVRELAASHLKDVRARIADLKRMERVLADSVRACDAGRDPGCPLLDTLGAEVRVA encoded by the coding sequence ATGGCCGCAACCGGCGCGATCCAGATCGGCGAACTCTCACGCCGCACCGGATGCAACATCGAGACGATCCGCTATTACGAGCGGATCGGGCTGCTGCCCGCTCCGCCGCGGCGGGGCCGCTACCGCAGCTATGGCCGGGAGGACGTGGCTCGCCTGGGCTTCGTGCGCCGCGCGAGGGAGCTGGGCTTTACCCTGGACGAGGTACGCGCCTTGCTCGGACTCGCGGTTGGCGGTCAGGCCTCCTGCGCCGAGGTGCGCGAGCTCGCGGCGTCGCACCTGAAGGACGTACGCGCGCGGATCGCGGACCTCAAGCGGATGGAACGGGTTCTGGCCGACTCGGTGCGCGCCTGCGATGCCGGTCGGGATCCGGGCTGTCCGCTGCTCGACACACTTGGCGCCGAAGTGCGGGTCGCGTGA
- a CDS encoding DUF6117 family protein, translating into MSIPAYARANFQTLLRAANSGDLALMECTDLATGEPRYVICAVGRDDDEFVFTPFGHLADGNPFEIYSPPDAST; encoded by the coding sequence ATGAGCATCCCCGCCTATGCCCGCGCAAACTTCCAGACGCTGCTGCGTGCCGCGAACAGCGGAGACCTGGCGCTGATGGAATGCACCGACTTAGCAACCGGCGAACCGCGCTACGTGATCTGCGCCGTCGGCCGCGATGACGACGAGTTCGTCTTCACACCGTTCGGCCATCTCGCCGATGGCAATCCTTTCGAAATCTACAGCCCGCCGGACGCGTCGACATAG
- a CDS encoding GDCCVxC domain-containing (seleno)protein → MSDATPELRSTLTCPHCGHRATETMPTNACQYFYDCRGCGAVLKPKPGDCCVYCSYGDVPCPPIQESGGKACCG, encoded by the coding sequence ATGTCTGATGCCACCCCCGAGCTGCGCTCGACGCTGACCTGTCCCCACTGCGGTCATCGGGCGACGGAGACCATGCCGACCAATGCCTGCCAGTATTTCTACGACTGCCGGGGTTGCGGCGCGGTCCTCAAGCCCAAGCCGGGCGATTGCTGCGTCTATTGCTCCTACGGCGACGTGCCCTGTCCGCCGATCCAGGAGAGCGGCGGCAAGGCGTGCTGCGGCTGA
- a CDS encoding dihydrolipoyl dehydrogenase family protein, with amino-acid sequence MASYDLIVIGSGTAAQVAVGRVRAAGWSVAVIDHRPFGGTCALRGCDPKRMLVSGEEAIDAARRMARHGVDGTLAIDWPDLMAFKRTFTDPIPAKQAHRYAELGVDALHGVARFAGPDTIVVEGRTLRARHILIASGARPVPLGIPGEDLVSTSDAFLELQALPRRIVLIGGGYVAAEFSHLAARAGAEVTILQRAERLLPHFDPDLVGWLTPRFEALGIRVETGATVTRVERSGSGLLVHAERQGEPDLSVAADLVVHAAGRGPDLKALDLSAGEVAVQDGRLQLDAHLRSISNPRVYAAGDAAGVGPRLTPVSSHDAKVVAANLLDGPTHQPDYRGVPSVAFTLPPIAAVGLSEEAARRGGVALRVNAASTPDWFTARRLAEPVYGHKLLIDEDTDLILGAHLVGPNADEVINVFGLAIRHGLTAADLRSTMFAYPTGASDVGYMLT; translated from the coding sequence ATGGCTTCCTACGACCTGATCGTCATCGGCAGTGGCACGGCAGCGCAGGTCGCGGTCGGCCGGGTCCGTGCCGCTGGATGGTCCGTCGCCGTCATCGATCACCGTCCGTTCGGCGGCACCTGTGCGCTGCGTGGCTGCGATCCCAAGAGGATGCTGGTCAGCGGCGAGGAAGCGATCGACGCGGCAAGGCGCATGGCCAGACATGGCGTCGACGGCACGCTGGCGATCGACTGGCCCGACCTGATGGCGTTCAAGCGGACCTTCACCGATCCGATCCCCGCCAAGCAGGCGCACCGCTACGCCGAGCTCGGTGTCGACGCATTACACGGTGTTGCTCGCTTTGCCGGCCCAGACACGATCGTGGTGGAAGGCCGGACATTGCGGGCCCGCCATATCCTGATCGCCAGCGGCGCGCGTCCAGTCCCGCTCGGCATTCCGGGCGAAGATCTGGTGAGCACAAGCGATGCGTTCCTGGAGCTTCAGGCCCTGCCGCGCCGGATCGTGCTGATCGGCGGCGGCTATGTCGCTGCGGAGTTCTCGCATCTGGCGGCCCGAGCGGGCGCAGAGGTCACCATCCTACAGCGGGCCGAGCGGCTCCTGCCGCACTTCGATCCCGACCTGGTGGGCTGGCTGACGCCCCGGTTCGAGGCGCTCGGCATCCGCGTCGAGACCGGTGCCACCGTTACCCGGGTCGAGCGCAGCGGGAGCGGTCTGCTGGTCCACGCCGAGCGCCAGGGCGAGCCTGATCTCAGCGTCGCCGCCGATCTCGTCGTTCATGCCGCCGGGCGCGGTCCTGACCTCAAGGCGCTCGACCTGTCCGCCGGCGAGGTGGCGGTGCAGGACGGGCGCCTGCAGCTCGACGCGCATCTGCGGAGCATTTCCAACCCGCGGGTCTATGCCGCCGGCGACGCTGCCGGAGTCGGGCCGCGGCTGACGCCGGTGTCCAGCCACGATGCCAAGGTAGTTGCCGCCAACCTCCTGGATGGCCCGACGCACCAGCCGGACTATCGCGGCGTGCCGAGCGTGGCCTTCACTCTGCCGCCGATCGCCGCCGTCGGACTGTCAGAGGAGGCGGCGCGCCGCGGCGGCGTCGCGCTCCGGGTCAACGCAGCCTCGACGCCAGACTGGTTCACCGCCCGCCGCCTCGCCGAGCCGGTCTACGGCCATAAGCTGCTGATCGACGAGGACACGGACCTCATCCTCGGCGCGCATCTCGTGGGGCCGAACGCCGACGAGGTAATCAACGTTTTCGGTCTGGCAATCCGCCACGGCCTCACCGCGGCCGATCTTCGCTCCACCATGTTCGCCTATCCGACCGGCGCCTCCGACGTCGGCTACATGCTGACTTAA
- the merB gene encoding organomercurial lyase, producing MARASSAEAAFGSTVTFPGGAVVPDWSAVTTPSARAALTALFAAFIGSKWRGMDGVEERVRRAVLQAYAADGRSPVPAQIAAASGLPSGEVGSALQRLAGRDLVVLDGAGRVTGAYPFTDGPSEHQVEVSGVTMSAMCAIDALGIGAMLERDCMIRSACRQCRRTLAIHTPSRGRELEEVEPGAIVVWSGRRYASGCAASSLCTLQAFFCDDDHLAAWCASGPVGADDGIRLCLAEALEVGRAIFAPMRMEMRPWLPTT from the coding sequence ATGGCGCGCGCATCATCCGCTGAAGCCGCCTTTGGATCGACGGTTACATTTCCCGGCGGTGCCGTTGTCCCGGACTGGAGCGCAGTCACAACACCCAGCGCCCGCGCAGCCCTGACGGCACTGTTCGCGGCGTTCATCGGTTCGAAGTGGCGCGGGATGGACGGCGTCGAGGAGCGGGTCCGGCGCGCCGTGCTTCAAGCCTATGCTGCCGATGGTCGCTCGCCGGTGCCGGCACAGATCGCCGCCGCATCGGGACTCCCCTCCGGCGAGGTCGGCTCGGCCCTGCAGCGGCTCGCCGGGCGCGATCTCGTGGTCCTCGACGGCGCGGGCCGGGTGACCGGCGCCTATCCGTTCACCGACGGCCCCAGCGAACATCAAGTCGAAGTCAGCGGAGTGACCATGAGCGCCATGTGCGCCATCGACGCGTTGGGGATCGGCGCCATGCTGGAGCGGGACTGCATGATCCGCTCGGCCTGCCGCCAGTGCCGGCGCACGCTCGCCATCCATACCCCCAGCCGCGGCCGCGAGCTGGAAGAGGTTGAGCCGGGCGCGATCGTCGTCTGGTCCGGCCGTCGCTATGCCAGTGGCTGCGCGGCATCGTCGCTCTGCACCTTGCAGGCCTTCTTCTGCGATGACGATCATCTGGCGGCCTGGTGCGCGAGCGGTCCGGTCGGAGCCGATGACGGCATTCGTCTGTGCCTGGCCGAAGCGCTCGAGGTTGGGCGCGCGATTTTTGCGCCGATGCGGATGGAGATGCGACCATGGCTTCCTACGACCTGA
- a CDS encoding ArdC family protein encodes MSASPRSDVYARVTQAIVDAIEAGTGTWRMPWHHFGADVTRPTNVASGKPYRGINTISLWAAAYGSGYASGVWGTYRQWQALGAQVRKGEHASLGVLWKEFRAKGDDAGGDDDHRRLFAKAFSLFNADQVDGYAPEPAPDLPESERLAAAEAFIAALGIDTVYGSASAYYHIAEDRIHMPDFSAFHDAHGFYATHIHEAAHASGAAHRLDRDFSAKWTRHALAMEEATAELTASFLLADLGIAHEPRPDHAAYIASWLQLLKDEPRAIFTAASKAQAAADWMHARQP; translated from the coding sequence ATGTCAGCCTCACCACGCTCAGACGTCTACGCTCGCGTCACGCAAGCGATCGTCGACGCCATCGAAGCCGGCACCGGCACCTGGCGCATGCCGTGGCATCATTTTGGCGCCGACGTCACCCGCCCGACCAACGTCGCCAGCGGCAAGCCCTATCGCGGCATAAATACGATCTCGCTCTGGGCGGCCGCCTATGGCAGCGGCTACGCGAGCGGGGTCTGGGGCACCTATCGCCAGTGGCAGGCGCTCGGCGCGCAGGTCCGCAAGGGCGAGCACGCCAGCCTCGGCGTCCTCTGGAAGGAGTTTCGCGCGAAGGGTGACGACGCCGGCGGCGATGACGACCATCGACGGCTTTTCGCCAAGGCGTTCAGCCTGTTCAACGCCGATCAGGTCGATGGCTACGCGCCCGAACCGGCGCCGGACCTGCCTGAGAGCGAACGCCTCGCCGCCGCCGAAGCCTTCATCGCCGCGCTCGGCATCGATACTGTCTACGGCTCGGCCAGCGCCTATTATCATATCGCCGAAGACCGCATTCACATGCCGGATTTCAGCGCCTTCCACGATGCCCACGGCTTCTACGCCACCCACATTCACGAAGCGGCTCATGCCAGTGGCGCAGCCCATCGGCTTGACCGGGATTTCAGCGCCAAGTGGACCAGGCACGCGCTCGCCATGGAGGAAGCGACCGCCGAACTGACCGCATCGTTCCTGCTCGCCGATCTTGGGATCGCGCACGAACCGCGACCCGATCATGCGGCCTACATCGCCTCCTGGCTGCAACTGCTCAAGGACGAGCCTCGGGCGATCTTCACCGCGGCGAGCAAGGCGCAGGCGGCAGCCGACTGGATGCACGCCCGACAGCCGTAA